The genomic stretch ATGGCGACCTGACCGATGGCCTTGACAGCGCGCCGCACGAAGTCCATGTCCACTTCCAGGGCGTATTCCTTAAGTTCTGCCAGAAGTTGGTCGACATTGCGATCGTTGGCAATGCGAACCATGATCTCAAGCTTCTGGAACTTGACATAGGGCGGGTCGTTGTACTTGCAGAAGAACACACGGAGCTCCTTGTTTAGAATATCAGGCTGTTTTTGCAGTAATAGGTCGATATTTCTCAGAGCCACATATTGTACTTCGGGTGCTGACGAGACAAGAGTTACTAGAATCAAGCATCATGATTAGATTGTCTCCATAGTGGGGTTCAAGGGGGCTAAATTACCTAAGGGAGgggccatcttcttcagataGTTCTTGGAGAGTTCATCCTTGATATTCCTCATGTGCAAAAAGACGACCTTGACGGCGGCCAACACGACACTGGGATTCGCATGCTGGAATTGAGGGGCCACGCGCTCACAGATATGCTCTGATTCGGTGACCTCAGTAGTCCGGTACTCTGCCAGCGTTGTGAGAATCGTAACTCGACCCCACTCTGTGCACTCGTTCAACGCCATCAATAGCTTGCGTAATGTATTGGTTGTGACCTGGAGCGCATTGGTTTCCGGCGCGGCGTGGTGGATCTCCGAGAGCGCTGTCACCGAGTTCGCAACCACCATGGGGTTGGGGTCTCCAATCATCTCTTGAAGCATTTCCAGGAAACCATTCTCCATACACATTCCGGGGTTGAGATCGAAAAGCTTGGCAACACAAATGGCAGCTGTCTTGCGGACATAGGGCGACTCATCCCTGAGAGTCTTCCGGAGGGGCTCCTCCATGTAGTCGACCATCTTGTCCACTCGAATACATCCCATCGTTCGGATTGCAAGTGCCCTGATCAGGGGATTAGGGTCTTCGGAGTCTTGAACGAAGGTATTCACGGCAAGAATACAGAGATCCGGGTGAGATTTGGCGTAATTCCTGATTGCCGCGCATCGAATATCAGCATGCAGAGCGACGATCGAGACAGTCATGGGCCACCCACATCAGATACAGGTATACTAATTTCTTCTGTTCAAGATCGCTCGTCGCAATATTCTTCAGGACATCGGGGAAAAGGGCGGAGACATCTTTTCCTAAGgtcatggccatgatggTTTTCTGGATAGCCTCCTTTCTGTGACGGGGTCAGACATCATCACTGAACTCGGTATAGGTGCTGGATCATCGCAACTCAACCGGAGACATACCGTTCGTAGGCATATTGAGATCTGTAATTCTCGTTAGTGACACTCGCAGGAACGCGTAATTGCCAGAAGTTCGGAGTGCATACACAAGACCAGCTCGCAATTCGAATGTTTCCCCTTTTCTAGGCACCGCAAAGGCGCCGCGTATCCTGCTCATAGCCATCGTGAATGATATCGAGCTCCCGCAGCGAGGAACGAAGTCGGATTTACGTATGCAAGAGTGTCCTTGCGGACCACTGCGGGGAATTTGGCGGCGGCGAAAGGTTCAGGGATACCGTCGGTGGGTCGGGGATATGGCGTTTCAAATGACTGGAAGGATTAGGGTAGAATTAAAGCGTCATCCCCAAAGGCCCAGgttatggaagaaaaggggggaatGGGCGCAGTTGAGGGAGAgcggagaagatgaggtggaAGTGGATTAAGGAAAGGGTCTCATCATGTGTCTGGACCCAAAAGTTGTCCACAAAACGCGGCTCTGCCTTTTTAGCATTTAAGCCCGCGGAGCTTAATTACCACCACTTCTCAGGAGTACTCCAGACCATATCACTTGGCATTGTACACTTCGACTGGTGTGATGGTATGGAAATTGGAATTGCTATATGTCCACGATCTCGTTAACCCTCTTATTAGGCAAACCTTCCTAATCTACGGCGGTTATTCGTTGAGGCCAGAAcggaggccgaggagaatgaATACTCCAGAACTGCTGTGAGCTATCTATAACTCCAGAAACGGGCATTGAGTCGGAATACTAATCACGATCCATGCAGTTCTATAACCTCGTCCTCTTTATCTCTTCGGTCGCGGTCTTCAGCTTAGTCGCGCAACGTATGGGAGGGACAAAGACCGGAAAATGACGGACAACCGCAATAATCATAACTGTGAATCCTACTTTTGATTCCATGAAGGCATTAATACAGCAAGAACTCGGAATATTATTACACGGCAATCAACTGCTCCAGGCAGAAGCTGCTAAATATGCTCCACCACATAATGCGCCATCCGTCCAGCCATCAGTCCGTCTCCTCCCCGTCATCTTCTAAGAAGGCGAGGTGCTTGCGGCCTCGGTTTAAACGTC from Aspergillus oryzae RIB40 DNA, chromosome 1 encodes the following:
- a CDS encoding putative AP-1 adaptor complex subunit beta (vesicle coat complex AP-1/AP-2/AP-4, beta subunit), whose amino-acid sequence is MAMSRIRGAFAVPRKGETFELRAGLVSQYAYERKEAIQKTIMAMTLGKDVSALFPDVLKNIATSDLEQKKLVYLYLMNYAKSHPDLCILAVNTFVQDSEDPNPLIRALAIRTMGCIRVDKMVDYMEEPLRKTLRDESPYVRKTAAICVAKLFDLNPGMCMENGFLEMLQEMIGDPNPMVVANSVTALSEIHHAAPETNALQVTTNTLRKLLMALNECTEWGRVTILTTLAEYRTTEVTESEHICERVAPQFQHANPSVVLAAVKVVFLHMRNIKDELSKNYLKKMAPPLVTLVSSAPEVQYVALRNIDLLLQKQPDILNKELRVFFCKYNDPPYVKFQKLEIMVRIANDRNVDQLLAELKEYALEVDMDFVRRAVKAIGQVAIKIENASEKCVNTLLDLINTKVNYVVQEAIVVIKDIFRKYPGYEGIIPTLCKCIDELDEPNARAALIWIVGEYAEKINNAGDILAGFVEGFNEEFSQTQLQILTAVVKLFVKRPEKAQGLVQKVLQAATAENDNPDVRDRAYVYWRLLSNTSDPGATKNIMLSEKPPIVTTIHSLPPALLEKLLTELSTLASVYHKPPEQFVGQGRFGADAVQRAAIEEQIQNARENPLAAAAAAAAVSGKAPPPQSQNNVENLLDIDFDGGAPASAQKEPSAGMSGLEGLAGTPVRVESPAAGAPAGNNNLDDLLGVFGDGGGAAAPVPAPNGGSASADLMNGFAGLDLSSNTTSPPPGGSQPKKTNEDILSLF